The following are from one region of the Nicotiana tomentosiformis chromosome 7, ASM39032v3, whole genome shotgun sequence genome:
- the LOC104093025 gene encoding xyloglucan endotransglucosylase protein 7-like, producing the protein MSLSSASSRIPKMFLQLSVLAVFLLCTACADNFYQDATVTWGDQRAHIQEGGRLLTLSLDKISGSGFQSKSEFLFGRFDMQLKLIPGNSAGTVTTFYLSSQGAGHDEIDFEFLGNSSGQPYTVHTNVYSQGKGNKEQQFHLWFDPTTSFHTYSIIWNAQRIIFLVDNIPIRVYNNHEALGVAFPKNQAMRVYASLWNADDWATQGGRVKTDWSMAPFTASYRNFNTNACVWSAASSTSSCGGSTSTDSANNDQTWQTQELDANGRNRLRWVQQKYMTYNYCTDAQRFNQVIPPECKRSRF; encoded by the exons ATGTCATTATCCTCTGCTTCCTCCAGAATTCCAAAAATGTTCCTTCAGCTCTCTGTTCTTGCAGTTTTCCTCCTATGCACTGCTTGTGCTGATAATTTCTACCAAGACGCGACTGTCACCTGGGGTGACCAGCGGGCTCACATACAAGAAGGTGGCCGTCTTCTAACCTTGTCTCTCGATAAAATTTCAGGCTCTGGCTTTCAATCCAAGAGTGAGTTTTTATTCGGAAGGTTCGACATGCAGCTCAAGTTAATACCTGGAAATTCTGCTGGCACTGTCACCACTTTCTAC TTGTCGTCTCAAGGAGCAGGGCACGacgaaattgattttgaatttctgggAAATTCATCAGGCCAGCCTTACACAGTTCACACCAACGTTTATTCTCAGGGAAAAGGCAACAAAGAACAACAATTTCACCTCTGGTTCGATCCCACCACATCGTTTCACACCTACTCTATCATTTGGAACGCTCAACGCATCAT ATTTTTGGTGGATAACATACCAATAAGAGTGTACAACAATCACGAAGCACTTGGGGTTGCATTTCCAAAGAATCAAGCAATGAGAGTGTACGCTAGCCTATGGAATGCTGATGACTGGGCAACACAAGGCGGGCGAGTGAAAACGGACTGGTCCATGGCTCCATTCACAGCTTCTTACAGGAATTTCAATACAAATGCTTGTGTTTGGTCAGCGGCATCATCTACTTCATCTTGTGGAGGCTCTACATCCACTGATTCAGCGAATAATGATCAGACATGGCAAACTCAAGAACTGGACGCTAATGGCAGAAATAGGCTTAGATGGGTGCAGCAGAAATACATGACATACAATTACTGTACAGATGCTCAAAGGTTCAATCAAGTCATTCCTCCTGAATGCAAGCGTTCAAGGTTTTAA
- the LOC138895432 gene encoding uncharacterized protein, protein MGVAETSGVFFTTFQLRGATYQWWRTYELNSPAEAASLTWTQFSDMFLREYVPQSLKNAWRAEFEQLRQGAMNMLEYVVRLSDLAKHAPALVATVRERVHQFIEGLNPNIRLSMAREFEIDIAY, encoded by the coding sequence atgggtgttgcagagactagtggggtttttttcactacgttccagcttagaggagcgacctatcagtggtggcgcacATATGAGTTgaatagtccggctgaggcagcttcactcacttggactcaattttcagatatgttcttgagggagtatgttccccagagtctcaaaaatgcttggcgcgcagagtttgagcagttgcgccagggtgctatgaacATGTTAGAATATGTGGTCCGACTCAGTGATTTGGCAaagcatgcaccagccttggttgctactgttcgggaGCGGGTTCATcagtttattgaggggctcaaccccaacatcagattgagcatggcccgagagtttgAGATAGATATTGCGTACTAG